In Panicum virgatum strain AP13 chromosome 5K, P.virgatum_v5, whole genome shotgun sequence, the genomic window CTCCGCAACACGACACCGCCACACACGCCCCACACCACACCAATCCGATCGAATccggggcgacgacggcggccatggaggcggcggcggagctggcgcTGCGCCTGCGGGCGGCCGCCAACGGCCGCCTCGCGCGCTGCGAGCCGCTGGCGctcgtcgccgcgccgctcctcgcgCTCCTCGTCGCGCGCCtcgtccacgccgccgccagcgccgtcgCCGACCGGGGCCTcgtcgccatcgccatcgccgccgtcaAGTCAGCGCCCCCCCGCCgccctccttccttccttccttccttccttccttgttGCTTGATTCCTTGGTCACGCCTGCCTGCTGGCATGCACTAGCGTTGCTCGATGCTCATCTCTCTGTTATGCCTCTCCCGCAGGTTGCTGCCGGGAGTCTCCGGCTACATCGcggcggagaagaagaaggtgagTGGCCGCCTCATGGCTGTTGCATTGCAtatctttcctttttccttaCACGCcggaaagaaacaaagaaaaatccaaaccttttCGCCGCTTCTTACTTTGCGCCAATCGAGATGCGCTCGCGTTTTTTGTTGGCCGTATCAGAAATCAATCTACCCTCCGTGCTTAGCTGCTGATgggtttagttcattttgcaaaattgtgtaAGGATAGATTGATTTCTGATACGGCCAACAAAGGGAATTGGATTTCGCCGGGGAGGTTAGATAGCCAGTCACTGTTTCCCTTCCCCTTAGGATAGTAGTACTCCGTAGTAAGCAAGAAGCTTATTGCCACAACCAACGTGTTTCCGTCAACAAGTTTTGACGTACGCGTCTTGAAAAAAAGATGCTTTCTGAATCGAGTTTAGATCTTGGCAAAGACCAAAGAGCCAAAGTCCCGCACGCCGCCTCGTTGTCAGTACTGTTCACATGCTGATGCCCATGGGGGATGGGGCCAAGCTTCCCCTTACTGATACGTTCTTGCAGTTTGCACCACGGAGTCCGTCCGTTTCCTTTTCGGTGCTACACTGCTACAGTACTCTCCTCCTTTAAATCTGGCTGAGTATTCGCATCTTAGCTAGCTGCTTTCGTGCACGGTACCTTCTAAGGCTTGCGCTGCTTGATCAATGCTGTATTGTTGTTTATTAAATACTCCCTCGGTACTCGTAAAGAAAGTCATTTTGGACAGCGACACGATCTCCAAAGTTtaactttgacttcttatttttataaaaatatttagcgCAAAGtgacatttttatatttttatgaaaatgtttttcaagataaatctattcatatggtttttgtattttgaaactcaacaacttaaaagttattcatgatttacaTTCCCAAAGCATGGAGGGAGTACCTTTATATGAAATCTAACAGGAtattccttgcaaaaaaaaatctaacaggATATCCTCAAAACATCACGACGTTTCCTTGCTGCTACTGTGTCAGGTTGTTGACAAGATGCAATCTGGTGGGACCTCGTCCAAGAACAACCGGCGAGCTGAGTTGCCAACCATTGGCCTTGGTGAGGAAGTGATAAAGGATCTTGAAACATTGAAGGCCAAAGATGTAGACTGGCAGGGAAAGTGCTCTGGCACAGTGTACGCGCACCTCATTCTCGCAGACAATAAACTGAAACTAGTGCAGCACAGAAAGTTCCAATTTATTAATTATCAGCCTTTGTTCTGTTCATTATTTTTCACATTAATTTAATTTATTGGTTAACTTTTTTTTGCAGATATATCGCTGGAAGTGAGTCTGAGGGCCATTTTGAATTGATAAACAAAGCTTACTCTATGTAAGGCTGATATTTCTCTCACGTCCCTTCCAATCTTGATTGATCCAATGTACACATTCTTTTTGCGAAGTCTCATCTAAATCCTATATTTTGTTCTCCGCATAATAGGCAGTATAGCAGACATAGGTAGCTGTTATTGTATTAAGTTCAGGCGTATGCATTCAGGATCCATTAGTGAATGAAAAATGAATTCCGAACTATTGCTGATGTTTGAGGAATGCCTTTTTTTCTAACCAATGCTCAAAGTTGACACGTGATTctgtttagtttattttaagTCTTATATCATCTATTTAGACTCAAATTCTGCTGTGTCCTGTCTACTACGGGTACCACATCAAtacatcaacatcaacatcaacaaagccttttaatcccaagcaagttggagtAGGCTAGAGTTGAAACCCAACAAAGACCATTATTCATGGTTCTGGCACGAGAATCGCGGCtttccaagcactcctatccaaggACAAATCTCTAGGTATACTCCAGTCTTTCAAATCTCTTCTAATTGTTTCTTCCCATGTCAACTTCGGCCGGCCCCTGCCTCTCCTCATATTACTACCGTCGTGCTTTAGGATACCACTATGCACTGGTGCCTCTGGCGGTCTCTGTTGGACatatccaaaccatctcagccggtgTTGGATAAGCTTTTCTTCAATTGGTGCTATCCCTAGCCTATCCCATATATCATCATTTCGAACTCGATCCATCCTTGTATGCCCACAAATCCAACGCAACATGCGCATTTCTGCAACACTTAATTGTTGGACGTGCCGCCTTTTTGTAAGCCAACATTCCGCACCATACAACATTGCCGGTCTAATCGCCGTTCTATAAAACTTGCCTTTTAACTTCTGAGGTAccttcttgtcacaaaggacgcCAGATGCTTGGCGCCACTTCATCCATCCCGCTTTGATTCTATGACTAACATCCTCATCAATATCTCCATCTCTTTGTAGCATCAATCTCAAATATCGAAAGGTATCCCTCTTGGGCActacttggccttccaaactaaCATCTCCCTCCTCATGAGTGGCGCCGAAGTCACACCTCATATACTCAGTTTTAGTCCTGCTAAGTCTAAAACCTTTGGACTCTAGCGTTTGCCGCCACAACTCCAGCTTCCTATTCACTCCCGCACGGCTTTCATCAACTAACACGACATCATCAGCGAAAAGCATACACCAAGGaatatcaccttgtatgtctcttgtgacctcatccatcactagggCAAAAAGATACGGGCTCAAAGCTGATCCTTGATGTAGTCCTATCTTAATCGGAAAGTCATATGTGTCACCATCACTTGTTCGGACCCTAGTCATTACATTATTGTACATGTCCACATACTTTGTTGGGAACGGGTACCACATCAATAATACTTTTTTTTCAGGTTTTCACACACTAATCCGCTGCATCAAGATGTATTCAAGAGTGTGGCACACATGGAAGCTGAAGTAGTTGCAATGACAGCTGCTTTGCTTGGCAGCAAAGAAAAATCATCCGGTGGACAAATTTGCGGCAACATGACATCTGGTGGAACTGAAAGCATATTATTAGCAGTCAAAACATCGCGTGACTATATGCGATCAAAGAAAGGAATTACAAAGCCTGAAATGTGAGATAATGATCGATTATGTTTGATTTGCTCGACCAGtacctttttcttttgaaagaTTTGCAACTTGTTGTCTCCATGGTAAGAAAATGTTATTGTGCAGGATAATTGCTGAATCAGCACATTCTGCATATGACAAGGCTGCTGAATATTTCAATATTAAAGTGCGTCGTGTGCCTGTGAACAAAGAGTTTCTTGCAGATGTGAAAGGATTCAAGCGATGCATAAATGGAAACACCATAATGGTAAGCTTTTGCATGTTTTTAAGTCACAATGGTCCTCGATGTCCTTGTTCTCCAGTTAACCCAAACTGTTCTGTTGTATTTGTTCTACTTCTATGTAACTGTATGGTGCTTACTTTCATCTTTCACTGGGAAGTCTTCCATCTACTCATATGTGTTTTTATATATAATGTTCCCTAACAAACTCCTGCTATACAGATGGTTGGATCTGCACCAGGATTTCCGCATGGTTTAATTGATCCTATTGAGGTATGAAGctaaattattatcattttaaAATATTACTTTGTTATGTTATTCCTAATGCATAAGCTGGTTTGTTGGTTGCTTCACCTCATATCTCCAGGAACTGGGGGAGCTGGCTTCACGCTATGACATTTGCTTGCATGTTGATTTATGCCTTGGTGGCTTCGTATTGCCTTTTGCCTGTAAGCTTGGGTATGAGCTCCCTTCATAGCTGTTTCCTTTTCCTAGTCATATGATTTTACTAGGTATATGCACTTTGAAGATCTAAATAGAACATTTCATGGTGACCTTTCTATTTATTACAGTTACTTGGCCTAAAAATTATTTCTTCATTCCAATAAAAGTAAAATGCTGAATGCCTAGAATTGAGCAATTGACCATTTGAGAACATTAATACCATGACTCCAGTAGGTTGCAAAATTTTCATGTAGCCACTCTATCTTGCCCACCCCAACTTGAAGCAGTTCAAATGATTAAAAGTTTTCTTCTTAAAACATTTCGTTCATTTGAATTCTCTACGTAGATATTTGAGGTTCAGGAATCTTTTTAGATTTGTTTGCCAGTCAACACCAATTGCCTCTATGTAAAAACTGTCACTCATTTAGGATAAATAAACTTTTAAAATGGTTACGGCTGAATATGATACATGATAACAACATATGTGAGTAATATGTGCTTTCGCAAAAAATATGAGAGTAATATGTTTACTTCTTGTGATCCATGATTTAAACGGAAATAAAAAAGCttcaaaaattttaaatttctgATATAAAATCAGCATGTGAATATGTTTGATAGGTTTAACTTGTTTCATTCCTTTCCTTTTGTGGCACACTAGTCGTTTTCTGGATTCTGGGAAGAATAGCAGTACATCAATGAGGTCCATTAATTCCTTTGTGAATTTTGAGTGTCTGACAGTGTGTTTTGGTCTGTATTTTATATGCAATATGCAGGTACCCTATTCCTCCTTTTGATTTTTCTGTCAAGGGTGTTACATCAATCTCATCAGATGTTCATAAGTATGGATTAGCCCCAAAGGGCACAAGTGTTGTCCTGTACAGAAATCATGAAATTAGAAAGGTAAAAATAACCGTGCATATCTGTCTTGACTTATTTACTCGATCAAATTCTAACATTTCCCTCTCCGTGTGATTGGCTCTGACATCTCTGGATATTATGAACGAATTCAGCATCAATTTGTTGCTGGTAAGCTCGTCCttccaaaataaaatgaaacttCTGACTTTTATGTGTACTCCTTTCATATCATCATTTCCATTATGGAAAGATACATAATTTTAACAGCTTAGCAGGTATGAACATGTTGGGAATATAGCTGGAAGAATTATTACTAATTTTATTCAAGCGGTCTGGAGAAATTGCCAATGTATCCTTTAAATCAAATATATATCCGTTGCAAGTAGTACTTTCGGCTGAAAATCACTTAAATTGCTTTGCCTTGTCAAACATGAGTACTGTGTCTTGTTCAAAAGTTTGAACAGTGCTTTATAGCGGAGCTTGTGTTTCCTTGTTTATTCAGTTACCGAGTGGACCGGTGGGCTTTATATTTCTCCCACCATTGCTGGAAGCAGGCCAGGTGGATTAATTGCAGGAGCTTGGGCTGCTATGATGTCTCTTGGACTGAATGGTAACAAATTTATTCTAAATTTCATTAGTATGGTAGTGACttggaaataaaataataattgtGATGTATACTATTGTTTTTTTATTCCAGGCTACTTGGACAGTACAAGTCGTATCATGGAAGTTTCAAAGAAAATACAAAGAGggtaaacttgtttgcacaaagtGCCTGAATGCTGGACTATATAAATGAAAGACAAAAAAACAGACTTACTGTAGTTATATGTTGTACCCATTTTGtttatttactataatttttatttgaacTAATAGTATTGTCATAAATAATTGTTTTCTAGTACTTGCATGCATTGTCAAATGCCAAATTAATTAGCACATTTGTAATATTTCTATACAATTCTTTAAAAAAGTAATAGATGTGCTTTCCTATAAAGTTTCTTTGACTGGATGCTTGAAATGAATTATGATGTGGCTATCGTTAAAGATTCTCCCGGTTTGTGCAGGATTGATGAGATCCCAGGACTGTTTGTGATTGGGAAACCAGACATGACCGTTGTGGCATTCGGCTCAGATGTTGTCGACATATTTGAGGTGAATGACATAATGTCATCGAAAGGCTGGCACCTTAATGCTCTGCAGAGACCTAACAGGTAATCCTATTTTCAGACAAACAATTGTATCTTAATTCCGTCAGCGATGGGTATTCTAAGTTCATAATCAATCCATGCACTGACCTAATCTGGTAATATTCTTTGATTCAGTTTACACATTTGCGTGACCCTCCAACACACAACTGTTTATGGGGAGTTCCTGAAGGACCTGCAAGATTCTGTGAACACTGTGAGTAGCTCAACGCTTGTCATGCCGCCTAGTTGCTACTGCATTGATCCATTCAGTCGCTAGGAAAGACCTTGCTTTCTCATGATGGTTGGCATTTGCAGGTGAAAGCAAACCCGGGCCCAATCAGCGGGGGGATGGCTCCTATCTACGGCGCCGCAGGGAAGATGCCAGACAGAGGCACGGTGAAGGAGCTTCTTGTGGAGTTCATGGACAGCTCTTGCTGAAACTGATTATGGCTTGTGAATAACAGTCGAATTGTTGTGATTTGTTTGTTGTCTCAACAACACAAAGTTACTTACCATTGGAAAGGGGAAACAGGCAGTGAGGGCGTTACACCATATGCATACAGGACCACAACAACTGAGTGAGCATAGCTGTGCAATGGAGTGTCTGTATGATTGTACATCAATAACAGAGCATGCCTATGCAAATGCATTGTACCCACCAGATTTACACATGTATCTTTTCCAATAAAACATGGGTCACATTTCAGGcgtatttttttagataaatcGTTTCAGGTGTATTGtcccttggggggggggggggggggcagctcCTCTAGTCTAGTTAGTTGGTTAGAGGGGTTGAGGTATGGTCGCCCCCTGCCGGCCGGGGTTCGATCCCCGTCAAGGACGGATTTTCCAGCGTGTAGTGCAGGGGTAAAAAAATCTCCCTCGCTATGCTCGTCGCAAGACTTGGCCCTCTcgggctggggggggggggtctgcgGTCGGATGAAGTCGGGTTGCTTTCTCTTAAtgaaaaggaaaaagtccatttttgacccCTCATGTCATACCCATTCTCTCTCCCTTCTTCACTGCCGACGCCAccatcttctctctccctcttcatGCTCCCGCCGCCGGGTAGCCTCGAGCTCAGCCCCATgttcgcgccgccggccccagcTCCTCTCTGTCCCCGTGCCGAGGTCCAGCGTCGCGCCCCCCGTCCTCCTCCCCACGCCACGCGCAGGCGCACCACCCTACCTCGTCGGGGCTTGCGGGAGTAGGGGTGGCGCAGCCACCGGAGCTCATGGCGCGCTCATCGGGAGGGGGTGGCGGAGCAGGGTAGTGCATCCGCCGGAGCTCGCGGAGCAGGCGGCTCGGTGGCACAGCTCAGCGCAAGCAGGGGGGCGgaccggcagcggggcgggcggggcgtttcttcctcctcccttcaTCCCCCATGGCTCCACCCCGCACCGCCACCTCTCCCCTGCGGCCTCTCCTTTCTTCCCCTGCGCGCGGTGGCAGGCGGGGCCGCGAGAGGCGGCAGGGTGCGCGAGCGGCTGCGCACGCCGGTCGACGGTGCGCGGCAGCCGGCAAGGGCGCGCGCGGGAAGCCACCCCAACCCTCCTGCTGCCTCGCCTTGTCGTCTACTACACGCGCACCCGCCTCGCCACCCGCGCATCGCACGCCGCGCCCACGCGAGAGCTCGGCGTCGCCGCCTGCGCTATTGCCGCGTAGGAGGCGAGCTCCGCCCCATTTCGAAATCCGGCGACCTCACTCCGCCATTCTCCGATTCCCCGCACCAGTAGCAGCCCTGCGACCTCCTCCCTCGATTCCACCCACTGGCCgcgtgcgccgctcgccggagcgGCCCTGCCCCGGCCACCCGCAACCACCCGGCGCCACCATTGTCAACCTCCACGGCGAGTCCCAGGCGCCGTTCATTTTCTTGCTGACAAACCACGGTTAGCGCGGGGGAGGGGGCAGCAATGGTGGCCCCGGAGGGgagacggcggcagcggcccgcAGGGgagactgcggcggcggcgacccgcaGGCTGGGAGGATGCTTCGCGTGGAGGTCGGAAGGGAGCGACGAGAGAGAGGCTGCTGACGTGGCTCCTCCATGTGGCCAGTTTCGTCCACGTCATCGGTCAACTACGGTCAAAACTCGCCGCGTCAGCTCAATACCGCCCAGAagggtcgggggggggggcaaagtTGCACGGTATTAATTGTTGAGGTATCCATTGtgcccggtttcgtagttggggGTTAAAGTTGGACAAACAAAAGAGTTGAGGGGTCAAAAATGAACTTTTTCCTAAAGAAAAACGGTGGGATCCGTCTCCCTCTCTATGTAGGATTCCCTGACAAAAGATGGGACGAAATCTTTATAATGGTATGTATGGTGCGAGTGTGGTATACAACACACATGCGTGTTCTTCTTTGTATTAGTGTTCTTCTTTGTATTAAGATTAATGAAAATAAAGTTTGTTGAGAAGAATTAAGAGGCAATTTTTGTTTCTGATTCGTGCATTGAGAATTGATCAGGAGTTGTGATATTAATCCGGCACCATTTGCGCGGTAATTTGGGGATGAAAAAGACTGACCAAGAGGAGTACGTTTTCGTGAGGCTATAGTACGCCTCTGCTTCAAACAAGCGTGTTCAGAGAAGGTACTCGCAGCATAAAAGACCGCGCACTTTCAGGAggcgtcaaaaaaaaaaaaagaccgcGCACTTTCAGGATTTGAACCAACGAACTGCCCTGCCGGCGAGGACGGCTTCCTGCTCAGCCCGGCACGGCGGTTTGTGAGATCGGCATCTggcgggcgccgccggagcACAACAGAGGAAGGGTGCTGGCAGCAACTGGGCCGGGCCGGGGGGTGCTGAGCCGCTGAGGTGGGGACGCGGATTACCCATGCCGCCATGCGCCCATTCaagccccccgccgccgccgccgccggcagcgtcGCCTCGCGCCTGGCCCCGCTGGACGCGCGCACGGTCAAGGCGGGCTTCGACCCACTCACCTGCCGCCGCAACCTCCACTTCAATTTCCTCATCTCCTCCGGCCGCAACGACCGCGCCCGCGAGGTGTTCGACCAGATGCCCGAGAAGACCGTCCACTCCCTCAACCGCATGCTTTGGAGATACTCCAGGTCCggcaacctcgccgccgccgaggacctGTTCGGCACTGCGACCTGCCGCAATGCCGTCACCTGGACCATCATGATGGGCGTggccgccgcgggcgggcgTGACTCCAATGCCGTGTCGGTATTCCGCGACATGCTCAGGGATGGCGAGGCGCCC contains:
- the LOC120706307 gene encoding sphingosine-1-phosphate lyase-like: MEAAAELALRLRAAANGRLARCEPLALVAAPLLALLVARLVHAAASAVADRGLVAIAIAAVKLLPGVSGYIAAEKKKVVDKMQSGGTSSKNNRRAELPTIGLGEEVIKDLETLKAKDVDWQGKCSGTVYIAGSESEGHFELINKAYSMFSHTNPLHQDVFKSVAHMEAEVVAMTAALLGSKEKSSGGQICGNMTSGGTESILLAVKTSRDYMRSKKGITKPEMIIAESAHSAYDKAAEYFNIKVRRVPVNKEFLADVKGFKRCINGNTIMMVGSAPGFPHGLIDPIEELGELASRYDICLHVDLCLGGFVLPFACKLGYPIPPFDFSVKGVTSISSDVHKYGLAPKGTSVVLYRNHEIRKHQFVAVTEWTGGLYISPTIAGSRPGGLIAGAWAAMMSLGLNGYLDSTSRIMEVSKKIQRGIDEIPGLFVIGKPDMTVVAFGSDVVDIFEVNDIMSSKGWHLNALQRPNSLHICVTLQHTTVYGEFLKDLQDSVNTVKANPGPISGGMAPIYGAAGKMPDRGTVKELLVEFMDSSC